Sequence from the Deinococcus aerophilus genome:
AGGTTCAAGGAGCGGTGATCTCTGGCCTGATAAGTTCAGGGGTGAGGGCCGAATCCGTTTCGGCTCACGTTTCACCATTCCCAGGAGGTTGCAGACATGGGTTTTCTCAATCGGCTCAAGGCCCTCGGTGCCCAGGCGGGCAAGGAAGCGCAGGACACCTGGAGCCGCTTCAACAACGGTCCCTTCGCGGACGCCACCATGGCCGCCTGCGCGCTGATCGGCGCGGCGGACGGCAAGATTGACCAGAACGAGCGCACCCGCACCGCGCAGTTCATCACCGGCAGCGACCAGCTCAAGACCTTCAACGTCGCGGACCTGCGCGACAAGTACGAGCGCTACTGTGACCGCATCACCGCCGATTTCGACTTCGGCAAGATCGAGCTGATGCAGGTTATCGGCAAGGTGGCGGGCAAGCCGGAGCAGGCCCGTGCGGTCGTGCAGCTGGCCGTGGTCATCGCCAATGCCGACGGCGAGTTCAGCGAGGACGAGATGCGGGTGGTGCGCGAAGTCGCCCACGCGCTCAAGCTCGATCCGGCGGAATTCGGGGTCTAGCGTGTTCGGGGCCGCGTGCGGGACGGGTCACCTTGACAGCCCCCCGCTGCCCATCACATCCTGAAATCCGGCCACACTTACATTCGTTTTCCTTCAAGGAGGCACCATCATGGCAGTTTCACTGAAAAAAGGCGGCAACGTTTCCCTGTCCAAGGAGGCCCCCGGCCTCAGCGCCATCACCGTCGGACTGGGCTGGGACCCGCGCGCCACCGACGGCAAGGAATTTGACCTCGACGCCAGCGCCTTTACCCTGAAAAGTGACGGCAAGGTGCGCGCCGACGGCGACTTCATCTTCTACAACAACAAGACCTCCTCGGACGGCA
This genomic interval carries:
- a CDS encoding tellurite resistance TerB family protein codes for the protein MGFLNRLKALGAQAGKEAQDTWSRFNNGPFADATMAACALIGAADGKIDQNERTRTAQFITGSDQLKTFNVADLRDKYERYCDRITADFDFGKIELMQVIGKVAGKPEQARAVVQLAVVIANADGEFSEDEMRVVREVAHALKLDPAEFGV